In uncultured Cohaesibacter sp., the following proteins share a genomic window:
- the hutX gene encoding heme utilization cystosolic carrier protein HutX, which yields MACRVKLSRVGRTDLTIVDQLGLDGVDHYGLNLIPGTPLMLSIEKGKLEPVTRKQLGTYYAHGTEVMQTMGWEQISPSHWRNLGLRERSVYNFGAKTGWDFFAFGSGAGGKLNGCSFFNNPSLAAYGKLVEAGKNPVIGMSRPTAFTPVMNAIRAGMERSRIDPSAIRTAQLESRMKGQDVLELLQPLLEQYQESGLMVSRHRFFDLTLPGRFWNVQMTQRIVAWLSGHFFRQTRAATQDTSLPDTHIQTTRMQGKQNMSEEISARVAAALAEKPTSALEDIAKRANVRVIDVVRNLPDGEAHCVDGEHFVDVMQSMRNWGDITFIVNTGTVIFEAKGQIPDGSLGHGYYNLHGKPIGGHLKADACELIAFVSRTFMNSETHSVQFYAKDGTCMFKVYLGRDEGRNILPGQVDAFKTLRDRITG from the coding sequence ATGGCCTGCCGGGTCAAACTCTCAAGAGTTGGCAGGACAGATCTTACGATCGTTGATCAGTTGGGTCTGGATGGGGTCGATCACTATGGCCTCAACCTGATCCCGGGTACGCCGCTCATGCTATCCATTGAGAAAGGCAAGCTTGAACCGGTAACCAGAAAACAACTGGGCACATATTACGCACACGGCACCGAAGTGATGCAGACGATGGGCTGGGAACAGATCTCACCGTCCCATTGGCGCAATCTGGGGCTCAGGGAACGGTCCGTGTACAATTTCGGGGCCAAGACAGGTTGGGATTTCTTCGCCTTCGGCTCCGGGGCGGGCGGCAAGTTGAATGGCTGCAGCTTTTTCAACAATCCGTCTCTTGCAGCATATGGGAAGCTGGTCGAAGCGGGGAAAAACCCGGTGATCGGCATGTCGCGACCAACCGCATTCACGCCGGTGATGAACGCAATTCGCGCCGGGATGGAGAGATCCCGGATTGATCCTTCGGCGATCAGGACGGCGCAGCTCGAAAGCAGGATGAAAGGACAGGACGTTCTTGAACTCCTTCAGCCATTGCTTGAACAATATCAGGAATCCGGTCTCATGGTGTCAAGGCATCGCTTCTTCGACCTGACGCTGCCGGGGCGCTTCTGGAATGTCCAAATGACACAAAGGATAGTGGCGTGGCTGTCCGGCCATTTCTTCCGCCAGACCAGAGCGGCAACGCAGGACACAAGCCTTCCCGACACCCACATTCAAACCACAAGAATGCAAGGAAAACAGAACATGTCTGAAGAAATTTCGGCACGCGTCGCCGCTGCACTGGCGGAAAAGCCGACATCAGCGCTGGAAGACATCGCAAAACGCGCCAATGTGCGGGTAATCGATGTGGTCCGAAACTTGCCCGATGGGGAAGCTCACTGCGTCGATGGAGAGCATTTTGTGGACGTCATGCAAAGCATGCGCAACTGGGGCGACATCACGTTCATTGTCAATACAGGAACCGTAATCTTCGAGGCGAAGGGGCAGATACCCGATGGAAGTCTGGGTCACGGATATTATAATCTGCACGGCAAGCCGATTGGCGGGCATTTGAAGGCCGACGCCTGCGAGTTGATCGCCTTCGTATCGCGCACGTTCATGAATTCGGAGACCCACTCCGTTCAGTTCTATGCCAAAGACGGCACATGCATGTTCAAAGTCTATCTCGGAAGAGATGAGGGTCGCAACATCCTGCCTGGCCAGGTCGATGCCTTCAAGACATTGCGCGACAGGATTACGGGGTGA
- a CDS encoding radical SAM protein, with product MTAISDPTPYFAKVTDTPLADAFDDGRQAHSTNGQVPVANDEQEAAWQDCLNTGRTAPGMAYVHIPFCENHCLFCGFYQNPWRVDAGASYVDLVLKQAATFEGKKVMEGPPLRALYFGGGTPTALAAKDIGRLVSGLRTLLPLAPDCEITLEGRVHSFTEDKMEAAFKAGVNRVSLGVQTFDTRIRRSLGRKRTKDDVIRTLQTLMAMDSAAIVIDMMYGLPGQTLKSWQDRSYDR from the coding sequence TTGACAGCCATCTCTGACCCCACCCCGTATTTTGCCAAGGTAACGGATACCCCTCTCGCTGATGCATTTGACGATGGCCGACAGGCACACTCGACCAATGGGCAAGTGCCGGTTGCCAACGATGAGCAGGAGGCCGCATGGCAAGATTGCCTCAACACGGGCAGGACCGCCCCCGGCATGGCATATGTGCATATCCCCTTCTGCGAAAATCATTGTCTGTTTTGTGGCTTCTATCAAAACCCTTGGCGGGTCGATGCGGGTGCGTCCTACGTCGATCTGGTCCTGAAGCAGGCTGCCACGTTTGAAGGCAAGAAAGTGATGGAAGGACCACCACTACGCGCACTCTATTTTGGTGGAGGCACACCAACCGCCCTCGCGGCAAAGGACATCGGCCGTCTCGTCTCCGGCTTGCGGACACTCCTGCCACTGGCTCCCGATTGCGAAATCACTCTGGAAGGTCGGGTGCATTCCTTTACAGAGGACAAGATGGAGGCCGCCTTCAAGGCAGGCGTCAACCGAGTTTCACTTGGCGTGCAAACCTTTGATACCCGCATTCGTCGCTCGCTTGGTCGAAAACGCACCAAGGACGACGTCATTCGAACCCTGCAAACCTTGATGGCCATGGATAGCGCCGCAATCGTCATCGACATGATGTATGGCCTGCCGGGTCAAACTCTCAAGAGTTGGCAGGACAGATCTTACGATCGTTGA
- a CDS encoding ABC transporter substrate-binding protein: MPFKLKAIYRVAIAAISILATTAAARTAEPIEIGSTFLTRGVEPTKGSNGWALVSHGVGENLYTVDEKGALVPQLASKAERVDDMIWTITLTKGKFFSDGSPVTAEALAAGFTKVFADNKAALATGGKLSFEATSNLEMKVVTEKPVPRIQALFAEWPLIAFKPTTDGAVFSGPYAVKSFKADTAVELAPNAYYAGAENRAPVNIRKFGDAQAMTLALESGVLDLAFGLPSDAISRLKANPDVTVKSFPVGYQYFAWLNTNRPALGDKKVRQALDLTFDRRELVAAINGGLPATGAYAPYFPFAGKDPRPTDLEKAAALLDEAGWVKGDDGIRYKNGKPLSVLALTYPQRPDLVTMLPVVKAELARVGIVVETKIVDNIMQALAGGDYDIALWAQHTAPSGDPAFFLSSMLTTGASMNQAKYASEDFDAIVAKFASLSDAKKRNELALEAQAKLFEDVPISFLVSPVWYVGMSKRLKNYQPWGSDYHVLRANIGE; the protein is encoded by the coding sequence ATGCCGTTCAAACTGAAAGCGATTTACCGCGTAGCCATCGCAGCTATAAGTATTTTGGCTACTACCGCAGCAGCAAGGACTGCTGAACCAATCGAAATAGGTTCCACCTTTTTGACACGCGGTGTTGAACCGACCAAAGGTTCCAACGGCTGGGCTCTTGTTAGCCACGGCGTTGGTGAAAATCTTTATACCGTTGATGAAAAAGGTGCTCTAGTGCCTCAGCTTGCGAGCAAAGCAGAGCGTGTTGATGATATGATCTGGACGATCACCTTGACCAAAGGCAAGTTTTTCTCCGATGGCTCGCCTGTGACAGCCGAAGCACTAGCCGCCGGTTTTACGAAAGTCTTCGCAGATAATAAGGCCGCTCTGGCAACCGGAGGCAAACTGTCTTTCGAGGCGACATCCAATCTGGAGATGAAAGTCGTCACTGAAAAGCCAGTTCCGCGTATTCAAGCTCTGTTCGCTGAATGGCCGCTGATTGCATTCAAGCCTACTACGGATGGCGCTGTTTTCTCTGGGCCTTACGCCGTGAAAAGCTTCAAGGCCGACACCGCAGTCGAGTTAGCCCCAAACGCATACTATGCTGGAGCGGAGAATCGCGCTCCTGTTAACATCCGCAAGTTCGGAGATGCTCAGGCAATGACGTTGGCGCTAGAATCTGGCGTTCTAGATCTTGCCTTTGGCCTGCCCTCTGACGCCATTTCCCGTTTGAAAGCCAATCCGGACGTGACTGTCAAATCCTTCCCTGTTGGCTATCAGTATTTCGCATGGCTCAACACAAACCGCCCAGCACTCGGTGACAAGAAAGTGCGTCAAGCTCTAGATCTGACCTTTGATCGACGGGAACTCGTGGCGGCGATCAATGGAGGCTTGCCCGCCACCGGCGCCTATGCGCCTTACTTTCCATTTGCTGGCAAAGATCCTCGCCCAACCGACCTGGAAAAGGCGGCCGCTTTACTGGATGAGGCCGGTTGGGTAAAGGGTGACGATGGCATACGTTACAAAAACGGCAAGCCGCTTAGCGTGCTGGCCCTCACTTATCCGCAGCGCCCGGACCTTGTTACTATGCTTCCTGTAGTCAAGGCTGAGCTGGCGCGGGTTGGTATCGTCGTCGAGACCAAAATCGTAGACAATATCATGCAGGCTCTCGCCGGTGGGGACTATGACATCGCGCTCTGGGCACAGCATACCGCTCCAAGTGGCGACCCCGCCTTTTTTCTCAGCTCAATGCTCACAACTGGAGCATCCATGAATCAGGCAAAATACGCATCCGAGGACTTTGACGCCATTGTCGCCAAATTCGCAAGCTTGAGTGATGCGAAGAAGCGCAATGAACTGGCTCTCGAGGCACAGGCAAAACTATTCGAGGATGTGCCAATCAGTTTCCTAGTCTCCCCTGTCTGGTATGTCGGCATGTCCAAACGCCTTAAAAACTACCAACCATGGGGCTCCGACTATCACGTGCTGCGCGCGAATATTGGGGAATAA
- a CDS encoding ABC transporter permease gives MKALLRQLIGIVASLLVVSFITFVVISNMPSDPVEIAIRAWNLAATDETVAALRQDWGLNRPFFQRYSSWLLGFIKGDWGHSFQSGLPVFNEFLERFPVSFTLGFGGLGFAILVAIPLGFFAALTPGGATDRAGRILSVFVQTVPAFWSGLLLLWILGAKLHWIRPFAQDINAYALAIFLIAIHSTAVFARVYRKALREFSMEPYFATALSKGLTRRQAFWRHGNKAALFSLLTAVHSEAGWVLGGTATMEILFNFPGISQFLVQSIEARDQMILQAYVMVAALWMVAISILVKITQQVLDPRIGS, from the coding sequence ATGAAAGCTCTGCTGCGGCAATTGATCGGGATTGTAGCAAGCTTGCTTGTGGTTTCGTTCATTACCTTTGTGGTGATCTCCAATATGCCCTCTGATCCGGTCGAGATTGCCATCAGAGCATGGAACCTCGCAGCGACGGATGAAACCGTCGCTGCGCTTCGACAGGATTGGGGGCTTAACCGGCCCTTTTTTCAACGCTACAGCAGCTGGCTATTGGGGTTCATCAAGGGCGATTGGGGTCATTCCTTCCAATCTGGACTTCCCGTATTCAATGAGTTTTTAGAACGCTTCCCCGTATCATTTACGCTCGGTTTTGGGGGACTTGGATTTGCCATCCTTGTTGCCATTCCATTGGGTTTTTTTGCAGCGTTGACGCCCGGCGGGGCCACTGATCGCGCTGGCCGGATCCTTTCCGTTTTCGTTCAAACGGTACCAGCTTTTTGGAGTGGCTTGCTTCTGCTCTGGATCCTTGGCGCCAAATTGCACTGGATCCGCCCCTTTGCGCAGGACATCAATGCCTATGCGCTGGCGATATTTTTGATCGCTATTCATTCCACGGCAGTCTTTGCCAGAGTTTATCGCAAAGCCCTGCGTGAATTTTCAATGGAGCCTTACTTTGCGACAGCTCTGTCCAAAGGACTGACGCGCAGACAGGCGTTTTGGCGTCATGGAAACAAAGCTGCGCTCTTCTCTCTGCTTACCGCAGTGCATTCAGAAGCAGGATGGGTGCTTGGCGGCACCGCCACCATGGAAATCCTATTCAATTTCCCCGGTATCAGCCAGTTTTTGGTTCAGAGCATCGAGGCGCGTGACCAGATGATCCTTCAGGCATATGTAATGGTAGCTGCTCTCTGGATGGTAGCGATTTCTATCCTCGTCAAAATTACTCAACAAGTACTCGATCCGAGGATCGGATCATGA
- a CDS encoding ABC transporter permease, protein MRLLGILSLLLVVSLCGFWQPVNPDVIDVLNKFAPMSSEHWLGTDHLGRDLLSRIMVGGWRTGIVLLFVALVGFINGTFFGSLAAIMGGWAEEVILRSTQIFIIVPTLIIALSAAAIFGLSPVTGGLALGLASVGQQTLMAHGLTKSVLGKPFIAAAHAMGVSRTSILTRHVLPNTLPTLFTYLGNQMGSAAVAYASLAFIGLGADPSKPDWGGMLFEYRMFIFDHAMLMIWPGIALSIVVLTLHRTFDPE, encoded by the coding sequence ATGAGGCTGCTAGGTATTCTGTCGTTGCTACTCGTCGTTAGCCTCTGCGGTTTTTGGCAACCGGTTAATCCAGATGTTATTGATGTGCTCAACAAGTTCGCACCCATGAGTTCGGAGCATTGGCTCGGCACGGATCACCTAGGTAGAGACTTACTTTCTCGTATCATGGTAGGCGGTTGGCGAACCGGCATTGTGCTTTTGTTTGTGGCTCTTGTGGGCTTCATCAACGGCACTTTCTTTGGTAGCCTTGCAGCCATAATGGGAGGATGGGCTGAAGAGGTAATCTTACGGTCAACGCAAATCTTCATCATCGTGCCAACGCTCATCATTGCCCTATCTGCTGCCGCAATCTTTGGACTGTCTCCTGTAACCGGTGGCTTGGCACTGGGCTTGGCGAGCGTTGGACAGCAGACACTTATGGCGCATGGTTTGACTAAAAGTGTTCTGGGCAAGCCTTTCATCGCAGCCGCCCACGCGATGGGTGTGTCTCGCACGTCAATTCTGACCCGCCATGTCTTGCCCAACACATTGCCAACTCTGTTTACTTATCTGGGCAATCAGATGGGGTCCGCCGCCGTGGCCTACGCTTCCCTTGCCTTTATCGGGCTAGGAGCTGATCCTTCCAAACCGGACTGGGGCGGCATGCTGTTCGAATATCGCATGTTTATTTTCGATCACGCCATGCTGATGATCTGGCCCGGCATCGCGCTGTCTATTGTCGTCTTAACGCTCCATCGCACATTTGATCCAGAATGA
- a CDS encoding iron ABC transporter permease produces the protein MSTPHINKLIANHRREALYAFLLICLALVLGTISIGIGPVYIDPLTVLTVVVQHLTNADPGQDYSWAFDAIVWTSRAPRILMALAVGATLAVCGTAIQSMVRNPLADPFVLGISSGASTGAAFAITIWGTAASSAITLSGFAFLGALFAMMLVLVIGGRSGGNDPLRLIMVGIAIGYAMNAATGFLIFASDSPEASRSVMFWMMGSLANTHWEMALACILVALATIFLLQIAARHLDAMASGDDTALAIGIRPERVRLYVMIIVSLSVGVMVAGSGIIGFVGLVSPHIGRILIGSRHRILIPASAGIGAVFLVIADIGARTLFPPQELAIGVVTGVTGAPFLIFLLSRMRRRFSATP, from the coding sequence TTGTCGACGCCACACATAAACAAGCTGATTGCCAATCATCGACGCGAGGCCCTCTATGCCTTCCTGCTCATCTGTCTGGCTCTGGTGCTTGGGACCATCTCGATTGGCATCGGACCGGTTTACATCGACCCACTGACCGTACTGACTGTCGTTGTCCAACATTTGACCAATGCAGACCCGGGGCAGGATTACTCATGGGCCTTTGATGCCATTGTCTGGACGTCCCGTGCTCCCCGCATTCTGATGGCCTTGGCGGTTGGCGCAACGCTGGCCGTCTGTGGCACGGCCATCCAGTCAATGGTTCGCAACCCGTTGGCAGACCCATTTGTGCTGGGGATCAGCTCGGGGGCGTCCACGGGAGCCGCCTTTGCCATCACGATCTGGGGCACTGCAGCGAGCAGTGCGATCACACTTTCTGGCTTTGCCTTTCTGGGTGCTCTATTTGCCATGATGCTCGTTCTGGTCATTGGCGGACGGTCTGGCGGCAATGATCCCTTGCGGCTGATCATGGTCGGCATCGCCATCGGCTATGCCATGAATGCGGCCACCGGCTTTCTGATCTTTGCCTCGGATTCCCCGGAAGCCAGCCGTTCGGTGATGTTCTGGATGATGGGTTCTCTTGCCAACACCCACTGGGAAATGGCTCTCGCCTGCATCCTTGTGGCCCTTGCGACGATCTTTCTGCTCCAAATTGCAGCGCGGCATCTGGACGCGATGGCGTCGGGTGATGACACCGCTCTAGCAATCGGAATCCGGCCTGAACGGGTGCGGCTTTATGTGATGATCATCGTGTCGCTGAGTGTGGGTGTGATGGTCGCCGGGTCTGGCATCATCGGGTTCGTTGGTCTCGTCTCTCCCCACATCGGACGCATTCTGATCGGATCGCGTCACCGCATCCTGATCCCGGCCTCAGCCGGCATCGGCGCGGTCTTCCTCGTTATTGCCGACATTGGAGCGCGAACCCTCTTTCCCCCTCAGGAACTGGCCATCGGTGTTGTGACTGGCGTCACAGGGGCACCTTTCCTGATTTTCCTTCTAAGCCGGATGCGCCGACGCTTCTCGGCCACACCCTGA
- a CDS encoding ABC transporter substrate-binding protein, with amino-acid sequence MTPNKIAALCGLALIAFSGSFAAPARADDFPYSFDNCGSEVTIKAEPKHILLVNNSVLPILNSLDALDLLVGRTADPIEGIYADEIVKKFQTVPLLSKARNSTGGSVISLEAILSTQPDLVLAPENAADRELLAKSGVPLICPPAYCTDTSKIPAGRATFDLVYDVMLTYGRALGRSELAEKKIAELKASVEALAPEKPGVNGTAVALYATAGGKVLYPYGAQSMVTPVFEAAGLTNVYGDTDERVFEGSVEDLIAKDPETIVMLYSFGAPEDATKTLKMIPALAGLKAVRNDRVIAFPFPYTDPPTPLSVKGVSVLLEKLKELQ; translated from the coding sequence ATGACCCCCAATAAGATCGCTGCATTATGCGGTCTCGCCTTGATTGCTTTCTCAGGCAGCTTTGCGGCCCCTGCTAGGGCAGATGACTTCCCCTACAGTTTTGACAATTGTGGCTCAGAGGTCACCATCAAGGCCGAACCGAAGCACATCCTTCTGGTCAACAACAGCGTGCTTCCGATCCTGAACTCACTTGATGCGCTTGACTTGTTGGTCGGACGAACCGCAGATCCCATCGAAGGCATTTATGCCGACGAAATCGTCAAGAAATTCCAGACAGTCCCCCTCCTGTCCAAGGCGAGGAACAGCACCGGTGGCTCGGTCATCTCTCTGGAGGCTATCTTGTCAACGCAGCCTGATCTGGTTCTGGCTCCGGAAAATGCAGCCGACCGGGAACTGTTGGCAAAAAGCGGTGTCCCTCTGATCTGTCCGCCAGCTTACTGCACAGACACATCCAAGATTCCGGCCGGACGCGCCACCTTCGATCTGGTCTATGATGTGATGCTTACCTATGGTCGGGCTCTTGGGCGCTCCGAGCTGGCTGAGAAAAAGATTGCAGAGCTGAAGGCAAGCGTGGAAGCTCTCGCTCCTGAGAAGCCGGGCGTGAACGGGACTGCCGTCGCTCTCTATGCCACAGCAGGGGGTAAGGTTCTTTACCCTTATGGAGCGCAAAGCATGGTCACGCCGGTGTTCGAGGCAGCAGGGCTGACGAATGTGTATGGCGATACGGATGAGCGCGTTTTCGAAGGCAGCGTTGAAGATCTCATTGCCAAGGATCCTGAAACAATCGTGATGCTCTATTCCTTCGGGGCTCCCGAGGATGCAACGAAAACGCTCAAGATGATCCCGGCGCTGGCTGGCCTTAAAGCCGTGCGCAATGACCGGGTGATCGCCTTCCCGTTCCCCTATACCGATCCTCCGACCCCTCTGTCGGTCAAAGGTGTCTCTGTTCTGCTTGAAAAGCTCAAAGAGCTGCAATGA
- a CDS encoding ABC transporter ATP-binding protein: MISARNLHCSRDGNVILDAVDLDVPNGETVGLVGPNGSGKTTLLRLLYGACTPDEGTILLDGTDVRQFKQGQLARRIAVVPQERPATYSQTLADMVMLGRMPHQGLISPHKTSDYQAVVEALEEVGLLALAERHINSLSGGEMQRALIARALCQQVDHLLLDEPTNHLDLRYQLDVLAMIRDLPGTKVVVLHDLNLAARFCDRIAVMDNGRIVATGQPDRVLRGDLIQSVYQVSMVRLHAPGGQIHLSFDRLSQASTLMELQS; the protein is encoded by the coding sequence ATGATCAGCGCCCGAAATCTGCATTGCAGCCGTGACGGGAACGTCATCCTCGACGCTGTCGATCTTGACGTGCCCAACGGTGAGACGGTTGGGCTAGTAGGGCCGAACGGCAGCGGCAAGACGACGCTGCTGCGTCTTCTCTATGGGGCATGTACTCCCGATGAGGGAACGATCCTGCTCGATGGAACAGATGTCAGGCAGTTCAAACAAGGTCAGTTGGCACGGCGCATTGCGGTCGTGCCGCAAGAACGACCCGCGACCTACAGTCAGACGCTGGCAGACATGGTCATGCTGGGGCGGATGCCCCATCAGGGTTTGATCAGCCCTCACAAGACATCCGACTATCAAGCCGTGGTTGAGGCTCTGGAAGAGGTCGGATTGTTGGCCCTTGCCGAACGTCACATCAACTCGCTGTCAGGGGGCGAAATGCAGCGCGCCCTGATCGCCAGAGCCCTGTGTCAGCAAGTCGATCACCTGCTGCTCGACGAGCCGACCAATCACCTCGATCTGCGCTACCAGCTCGATGTCCTTGCCATGATCCGCGATCTCCCCGGAACAAAGGTCGTCGTGTTGCATGACCTCAATCTGGCAGCCCGCTTTTGTGACCGGATCGCAGTTATGGACAACGGTCGCATCGTGGCAACGGGTCAACCGGATCGCGTTCTGCGCGGGGATCTCATCCAATCCGTCTATCAGGTCTCGATGGTTCGCCTTCACGCCCCCGGAGGACAGATCCATCTTTCTTTTGACAGGCTTTCTCAAGCCTCAACACTTATGGAGCTTCAATCATGA